Below is a genomic region from Osmia bicornis bicornis chromosome 3, iOsmBic2.1, whole genome shotgun sequence.
ACTATCGTCGCGAAGGAATTACCTTCTTTCGTGGGCGGTGGAAGTGTGGCCATTATTCTTTCGACCTGATTGATCGTCGAAGAACCGGGGAACAGTGGCTTTCCAAGAAGCATTTCGCCGAGTATACATCCCAAAGACCACATGTCTATACCCTTCGTATACCTGATCAACATAGCCAAAGAATcgtacaaataaaatttgtccAAACTGCTGCGATGAAAAGACACCGAAGCTTTGAATATATTAATCCTTTCAATTAACGATCATCGCAGCGGTGAACGTCTTAAGACTGTGTTTAAACGCAGGCTTGAAAGTTTCATTGGAAACGACGGATTACCTCCTCGAAGCAACGAGTATTTCTGGTGCACGGTACCAGCGGGTTGCCACATAATCCGTTAAGGTAGGATCACTCGCGGTTTCACCGTCGCCTTCCCCTATCTGTGTGACGGATCGTGCTAATCCGAAATCAGCGATTTTGCAGTGACACTGTGCATTCAGCAGAACGTTCGACGGCTAGAAGGAATATCgacgcgcaagttaagtacATCTGAGCGAAGGACAAAAGGTatttggaataaaaaaaagaaaattatttttcatcctGGGAGTCTAACATAGAACCTCCTAATGAATCACCGGGTCATTCCCTCCTCTAAAAAAAGCTTCAGTTGCAGGAAATTGTACCGCGATCGTCTCACCTTCAGGTCCCGATGTATCACGTTTCCCGAATGAATGTACTTGATCGCCTTAAACAGCTGATACATGATGTACACCTTGTGGACGTCCTTCAGGATGTTGCCCTTCTTAATGACGTTGTGAAGATCGGTTTCTGGGGAAACGGGCCGAAAGGTGTTTCAGGCCAAATGTCTGAGAATCGTCGCGGCACGTGACCAGTCGTGAAATTCTTCTTCGAACCGGGTAAAACTCACCCATGTACTCGAATATCAGATATATGTCCCGATCGTTGTTCGCCTTGTGGAGACCGATCAGTCGTATGATGTTCTCGTGATTGGCGAACGATAATAGGAACATTATCTCGCGAAACGTCCTCTGCGCGTCAGTTTGGTTCCCGAAGGCGTCGAAGATCTTCTTCATCGCAACCGTCTCCTTGTTTTTCTTGTCGATCGCCTTCCAAACGATACCGTAAGCCTACGAAACAAATCTTATGTGTGTGGACGGGTTCttatagattttattaatgacCGGCTAAAGTTCTTTGTTAGGTCGTTACGTGGGAGTGAGTACACGTGGTTGTCGTCGCTGTTGTTGTATGTATCCGGGATTCGTTGTCATGATTATGTTAAGCGGTCAAGTATCGATTGCTTTCTAGTTATACTTTTTCGCGATACAGGTACCACGACGACTGTCATCGataattttatgtatatatgcATAGGATTCTTTTTTCTAGAACGTTCGCTTCGATATGTCCCATAAAAGACGACATtttgtagaatttttaatagataCAGAGGCTCGAGTTCATTAATTTCGTAATAATACATTAAGattattttgtcatttttattatcgtacatatttttttaaaagtaaaaaaaatattttatatatggATATATATGCACATActaatttcataaataaatgcatTATCGAGCAATGAATTTTAAACTGTCATTAATAGAAGCGCATATTGTTATTGCAACAAATATGACTGAATACGTGAATAGCGTTCTACAGGGAAGAAAACTTAAATAGTTTTATAAATCCGTGGATCTTGACATAGAGAATATATGGAATTGtagaaatgatattaaataaaaaattacccCCTTGCCGAGGCGTCGAACGATGTCGTAATGTTTGCTGACGTGCGCGTCGATTTCTAAGATCTTTTCGGTGGTGTTTTTCGACGACATAGCGGCAAGAAAACGTGGACACGGTGAAACTTCGATACGTCGATCTGAATTGTTTAAgttgtacaaaaattttcaaacgtaaACGACGCGTACAGACCGTAACGTATTCACATCTTTACACATCAGGAAGGAAGCTCCACTCGAACAGTTTTCTCATTCAACCTTTGACACATCAATGTGGCTATGTTTGTACAATTCGTGCAAGTTACTATGACGACAATGTTCCCGTGACACTGAACAACAGTGCGTGATCATATAGCGGGTAAGcgcaagaaaaaaaagatactgattgaaacattttgttttttttttttacgtatAGGAACgtctttttccatttttatttcctttcccTCAGGTGTTATACAAACTGTGGCTAACGTTATGAATCTCGTTCGACATTTATACGCTGAATAATTACACTTGCAAAGTATTATAAGACATTTCGCTATGAAAAATGGTTTGTTACATAGGAATCATTGGAATTACTACAATGCCTATGGGTTTAACTAAATGCAATTTGAACAAAACACATAATAAAGTATTCTTGGAACGCTATGTGTATACTGGTCCCTAAGACAATAATCACAAATACCCTACGGTAATAATGCGGCTAATAAAGTGCCTTAAAGTGCCATAAAGTAACAAAATCGAGATAAAAGCGTGCTACTGATATCTAACAGTCGTGGTTAAACGAACAATGTTTCGAAAAATCGCAATAAATTGTTCGTTTAAATGTCGATACAGGAATCACGCGACGCAGCACTAAAAATAaacatctttttttttgtcttaACAGTAATAAACTCTTGCGAGGTACTTTGTTTCATCTAATATGAAACTGTAGCTTCGTGGAAACTGATCCTATGTTTAGAAGACTGTAGATACACAAAATTATTGATCATTGTATCCCACAGAAGCTTCTGAGTACACTCGCATATACATATTtgtttttatcttttttttgtgtgtttttattttttttaatcgataAGTATATGGACTGGTATCTTGTTTTGGTAGCCCATAGTTGGAGAGTATGCGTATTGTTCACTTCCTAGGTTGTTGGATATGAATTGGACGTGAACAATGATATGGACGTGCATCATGAGTCGGTGTTGGCTTCTCATGGAAAACTTGTACAGCTTCTGGTGGAAAATCTGCGTTTCCCTTAGCAGGATATCCACTAATCATCAAAGTTTTAGGTGGACTGAAACACAATACACATTTATAAGTATTTTGCTTATATCGCAAATATTtcgtattatttaattaatattatctttaCATATGTTTTAATACAGCAAAAGAATCGTTCTTCTTGTTAAACGCGTCCATTTTGTTGAAAGTATCACTTCAATTACGTACGTATTAAGAATCGTGACGTTTATCGACAGTATGGCAGATGTTGTGAACCGTACTGCGTAGTAGTAAATTGTCTATAGATAGCTACTGTGTCCTTAGGATAGCTTTCGTTTTTGTCAACAAGTTTTGTTTACCGAGGGTACAAATAAATGagacttctttttttatccgtAGATTTTAGTTTACTCGActaatttaaatgtaaaattatctTTGTTgtagataaaaaaatatctgATTACCTGGTCGACGGTCTACTTTCATCCGCATCCTTAAGGGGCTTTACATCGCGATCCTCCTTCGGTGTTTTATGTTGGATAATTCTCATTCCTCCCGCTTTTACTgaaggaaaaatataaaacgcACATTTTTAATCGAATAAAGTTTAAATGATCAGATGGCCTTGAAATATCTAGACAGGTGGATAAGATACGACGTCACATGACGAACTATGTAAACATATTAACCTTCCCCCGGTTTTTAACGGAAATCACGACTTCTTTTATTACCTGCAGGAGGGTGTCCACCCTTAAGTTTACACTCTTCTGGACTTGACATCTAGACGTTAATCAATGAGCCAAAACGTAATTGCGATTCCGCtgttttacaaaataatacgTATTGCTTGTTGCACTGCGACACCAATCACACTGATTCAATGGCGGTCGTCGCTGTAATAAGTGGGGGATAGCAGTGGGGAGTTTGGCTTCGGATGCATTCCTTTCTCCTTAtctatttctttgtatttttcgtGAAACAGCATAAAGATTAAACTGGATTGCCGATTAAATCATATCTTCGATTACTGTTTACCGTTGCGCGATATTTGtaagtataaataaataatgttttgtcattagaaatcaattttattaaagaaaacaTTTAATAGAATACAATAAATCATAAATGCTATTAGTTAGCTCCTTTTGCCTTTTGTTCTTGGTACATGTAGTGAAGATCTTTACAATCCTCATCAGAAATGTGCACCCAACCGGTTGATTTCATGTGATAAACTGCAATAGAAATTTTAGTTCATACAGTATCCCGTgcaaattctatttttatcattaCATACCTCTCACAATACCACCAGAGTAAGCATCTCTATGTGTGGCATGGTAAATAGACCTTCTGCCAAGTTCATATGCTTCTTCATCAGACAAGTCCCAACTGTAGCCAGAATctaatgcaccgaatgcatagaTTGATCCTGATCCTACACTGAAAACTTTTCCTGGGGTACGAGCACCTTCTGAATCAACATAATATAAACCAGGTCCTCTTTTGTCCCATCCAGCAAGCATCATACCCATACTCAACCCCATTCCTTTGTAATTGTACACCATGTTTGACAGCAGCTTACTAGCTGCTGCAATAGAAATGCGTTCTCTATTTCTTAATTCATATGTACGACATTGTTTAGCTAGAACACGGTCCCAATAGACACAATCAGCTGCACCACCAGCTAAAGTTCCAAGGAGATAATCATTgatttctactattttcttCATGGTGGATGAACCTATAAAATAAGTTacattaaattcaattcagaccataagaatttatatttaaaacttACCAATAAATTGACCTCCTGTTGCACGCGAGTCAACAGCAAGAATAATACCACCTTGGTACTGAAAACCCAACGTAGTAGTTCCAtgatcaaatttaattttcagatGTCTTCCTGTTTCATCAGATCCTTCTGCAAACTGGCCCAACTTTTCTGCTGGCTAAacacaaataaaattatttttaaatttacagaAAGCAATGAGATGATATAGCAAGTTTAAATGTAAAGTGACAATGATGGGGGTTATAAAATCGTTTCATACAATTCACTTACATCTAGGTAAGGTGGTGCAGCTAACAGTGCattgttaatgaaatttttgctGTACGTTTCGATATCTTgggaaaaataattcttttcccgtgaattattaaaatcaacAAACGAATTCAGACCGCAAACTTCAGCGAGCGccatttttgtaataattcgAGTATCGAATGCTTGTCATCGTCTTAATTCAGTCAGTTTATCATAGTGGGCGCAGTCTGTACCGTGTACTGACGACATTTTGCCGCGCAGATTTTAATTCATTGCGCGCAGTAATTTATGTTACGCTTACGTTGCTAAtttgatagaaaaataagtGAAACTTTGTATCAAAAgttgtttaattttgcaataagTGTCATAAATGAGAGCCAGGTGTTCAGGAGACAGAAGAACGCAATCAATTGGAGAGAATATGTAAGTCATGATCTTGACGGTGATCACAGGGGAGCAAGGTGGATAGGTTATGTGCCGTTTTTGTAGATAATAATagttattaatattcataaattaGTTGATAACGGAGAGTAGAAATAGAGTATCTGTTTACAAACAATAATTGCTACAAAAAGTATAAGAATCTACTAAAGTTTTATATAGAATTAGTTTACGTTGTATTTTAAGAAAGCAATGAAAACTAACCTAACATGATACGTTTCTAAGAATGTTCTAGTaacgatatttattttttgcgaagaattttagaaaaataatacgCGAAAAAATGTATTCGCGTTCATTTATAGACTTCTGTTAGTACagtagaaaattcattttctcgATGATGTTGCAGACATATCCGTACGGTGGCGCTGAGAGTACCCTACCGAGAAGGAAGCAGTGGATCAACGTATCGAGGCAACATCACGTACGCACGCATCTTTCCAGCaggaaatattgaataaatccCAGGAAAAGGGGTAAGTCATTagcaataaaaacattttattgaTGAACATGTAATTCGCGTGTATCTCATGGTCAGTATATCGTACAATTCAGTCTATAAAACAGTCGGTCATTATAGCTCTTGGAGTTGTTCCATGAATAGCACGATATTCGTTTCAATTACGCTTACAGAGATATCAGAGCAGTTGTACGATATAAAATTGACTTATTAGTATAAAACGGTCGTTCGTATCGGATACGATAAAAGTttgacgaaaaaaaaagaaaaaaagcgGGAAACCTTCGAACTTTACATTTCCGTGGAGGAGAGCCGGTCCTAGCGTCGAGTTGACATATCGTTCCACGTGGAGGCGTACTCCATGGTCCGTGTATCGCGTGATTTATAACGTTAAGATAATCAAAAGCGAGGGCACGTCACATTTCGATACCACGGAGTAGAAAATATGTTGGCGTTTCGGTAAAAACGTTTGTTGAATATCGCGTATTATTTTGCTCATGGGGTCATCGATATGACGTAGCCATGATGAAGAGGTCACGTGTAAGGGGGTAAGGCACGTTACCGTGCTTACCGATTGGTCTGGCTCCCGATCGTACCACCCATAAACAGCCGGACGTGTTATCCCGAAACACGATAATGTATAATTGCATATTTTTCTTTGCGATTCTTTCGGAGTAAAGCGGTCGATGTTTGCCTGGCAGGGAACACCGATAACGATAACATTCTTCCACTCTTCTCTATCCCCGTTATCGTAGTTATATGGGTCCCTTTTCCAAACGCGTTGATGCATCGGGCAGAAATCGGTTCTCTATTTAACTACAGGTTgcgttcaattaaaatttaatttttctattataataatgagtaattacaataataaagtACCATATCGTGTATGACCATTTTCACTGCGCCATTTAAAGTCTATCAGGTACGATATCCGCACGGCTATATAAAACAGTATTTTAGATATGATACGATAATAATCTCGCATTATACATCGAGTCACCATCGAATTCTAATCAGATGTTTGTTCTGCAACACATCCATAATTCAGACGAGCCTGCGTGGACTTTACGAATCACCAGTGTTCGGATATCgacattttttcttctttttctttttctcataGGAATATCGGTTCAGGTTCTATCTAGCGAATCAACGCGGGGGTTAAGGGTAATCGTGATCGAATCGTTCGTACATAGTTTACAAGGTTGACGATAGCCCGTCTAATTGGCACGATTATCGTACGAAAACTTTCCGACAATGTCGAATCGTGGTCTCGAATCTTCGTCAAGTGTGTGTGGTTTTTTGCTACGAATACATTGAGGATGGCTCCGAAACAGATATGGCGGAAGAGAAAAGGGTGATGGAGGGTTTAAGATTCTTACAAGTCGAATTAACTTAATTATTCAAGCAAAGTTGCGTTGAATcaataattgatattttattcattaattttattttggtataataatatattccAGTTTGATCGATTATGTATTAAGGGAAATCGTAGTCCTTCCTTCGAATTCGATGCACGAAAGGGTCAAGTAACTCCGTAGATACGGTGGGATTCTCAAAAGATCGTTTGATTCTGACGAAGAGCGCCGGATAAAAGTTTCGATAACACGCGAACGCATTCGAATAGAGAAGCTGCTGGTATTATCGGGTTTTGAGGGTCGACGAGGTCGTTGGTGCGACGTAAGATTCGATAAATTCTCTTAGTCGACCGTTTCCATTGCTGTTCCTCGATCCTACGATCGTGATTTTCTTCGACGTTTCCTCGTTGATTCATCGATCCCCAGATCGATCTCAAAGTTCACGCCGGCGAGCTCGAATCGGCAGCGTAAAACTCGCGGATGTCAAATTCCCTGCGTAAAGGGATGATTACGCTCGTGACGGAAGCGGTACAATTATATCGGctttgaataaacaaaataatcgATCACGTTGATTCATTCGTACGAACTTTAACGCGAACAAAACATGTTTTCCCCGCTACGCTCTTCTACTACGTACAAagcatttttttttcccctcttttcTGTTACGCTTAACGCATTAACGGTGTCATGTAATTCATTACTTTATGTGTACAATTTTCTTTCACCTTATTCGAATGTACAACGCGTTATaatggaaattaataattcataagATAATTAACGCGTTCGCAATCACCACTTCGGGTGGTAATTAGTGTATCATCAACTATTATGGACGGTTCGAACCTTGATTAAAAATGTAGGGAATTTATCATTAATTTTGGAAGAATTGTGAGAGAACTCAAAAGGAGTCTAATTTATCTCTTCTCCTCTAAGCAATTTCCTTTTAAAACTCGggttgttttcttttctttcgatcgATTTTTAAATCAGAATATCGGTCCAATATGTCAGCCACGAAGCGGCTATTATACTATCGAGTACTCAAGTCCATCAGTAGCTATTTTCTCATGGTTTTCTCTGTGTCACTGGCGCGTATTGGAGTAAATAAATATCAGCTGATTAACGCTTTCTTCAAAGATTCCATTGGTTCGGTAACATCAATTAACCGTCTTCCATTATCCGCGAACGATGACCGGCCATGGTCGTTATCAAGGTTCGCGAATGCGGGTTTCCTCCTCCGGATCTGTACCTACATACGCGCACAagtttttcaacattttcgcTGATAATTCCTACCGACAAGTAGTAATCGTTCGGACTCGTTGACCGAATGGATGATTCACTACGATCAACAGACGAAAAAGATGCTGCCTTCGTGTCATTGTCGGGGGTTCAACGTTCAATTCGCGCAAGGACGCGAGCTTTGCCTCGGGAGGGCAGAGCACGCGTGTGGAAAAGTCAGAAATGATAGAAGTTCGTTATTCTTATCGTGctgcgaaaaaaaaaataaaaaaaagaagctaTACGGTCCTTGGCACCTACACGCGCGCCCGATCGCGGCTGCCTTCCATTTCCTTTGCTCGTGGCAATTGTTGTCATTCGCCGAGTAAAAAATTGTTGTAAAATGAAACGGCGCGTATCGTCGAGACGGGCTAATCTCACCCCGAGACGCAGAGCTATCTGAGGTTAATCCCGAAAAAAAAGTTCCGATCCTTCGAAACGTTTGCATCCATGCCATTTTCGGTATTCTTCGTCGCTGTTTAATTCGCTCCTTAACGATCCATCGAAGCCAAACGCgtgaatattttcttctacacaattaaagggttaaacgtCCGAAAATGTTTCCACGAATTCTCTGATGCGCGCGAGGTTCACCGCGATCAATGTACAAGCAACGAGCATGATTTTTACGTTTCTCCGGCATACGCACTTATTCCGCTCGAGTGACGATTTGACTCGGTAATGATCTGCGCGCCGGTAATTACGCAATCGGGGGTAGAACTCGGCACGATCGTTGAGTAAGAGACGAGGTGAAGGTGAGCAGTTAGCAGCGAGAGTAAGTAGTCAGCCGTTTGCTTGCAGCTGATCGCTTGGCTACCGGTTGGTGGGAAACGGAGGGAACAGGACCAACGACCGCGTTTGCGATTCACCAATCGTTTATTTATTCCTTCGTTCGATAATCGCGGATCGTGCATCGATAAGGGTGTCATACCGGGTGAACTTCGATTTTCAAGCTGAACTATCCAATTTGTTTACGCGAACTCTGTTTATTTCTTCTTAACAACGCGAATAAACATCGTATTTTCAAGGAATATCATAAACAAATTCATTATCGTCGCATGGTATTTTTTTCATGATTTGTTATAACACGTCTTTCCTTGTTATTGTTGTTAGAATACCAGAAGAAAAATGTGGGACACGTTATAAATTTCTGAATATTATATACACCAGTGGAGAGAGACAGAGTGCTGATGCAATAATCATTCAAAGTTGTATATCTCTTAACGTTTGCTTTTGTAAATATCGTTTTGGAGCGTTTTATTTATCATCTTACGGATCCCTACTTTTTCATAGAAATCAGGGATAAATTGGtgtgattttctttttctttttcttcagtTGAAATTTCGACTATTTACCATTGCAACGACGATCGCTAGATATCTTGATTCGTCGATGGTAGTTACACCAGGGAATTACTTGGAGGTCCGTGTCGAAATCTCAGTTAATGCTGACTCGTCACACCGGACTCGTATACAAGCATGCCCACTCGATGGAACGTGTAGGCACGAGTGGGCCTGATAAAAGTAGGTGTGCGAGTATGCACGTAGGGGGTTTTTACGAGGAAACGACGAGAAGCGTAACCTACTTTTACAGAGGAGCCGCGAGCGGGTAAATCGAGGGGGGTAGCGGGGTGTTTCTTGGAATTTCTGTAGTCATCAGAAAGTAACTCTTGATTATCTTTATTTTCTGTTAGAATTCCAAAATAAGTATCTAATTGAGAATAAAACGCGATGAACTGTAGAAAGACAAGAGAATAATATCAAACGGAggattaaattcattatttcgGCTACGTTTTATCGGTCGACCGGGAAAAGGGTTATCGGAGCTATAGGGCTATCGGGTCATTTTCGTCCACGGTCCAAGCATCGTTATCGCGTACACGTCCGTGTTGAATCATTGCACCTTTGAACAATTCGTAAAATTATCATCggttataaaaaaattcatcgtTCGCATTTCTGTATCTTCGAGCAACCTTGTAGAATTTTGCTGCAGCAGCAGGAAGCGACGAAACTCTTTCGGCTCGGTTTGGTCAGCGAAGAGTAATTAGACAAGAAGATTTCATCATTTAACTTACGGAGAGATCGAGCGCGCGTCTCGTTGACGTTGTCGGTTCgataatttatgaaataacTTTACGATCGATTTCTCTAATAAAAATCGTGTATGCCCGGAAGACGGAGAGAAAGACGAGGCTTTCTGGGTAGCAAGCGAATCGGTTTCGAAGTTGGAAAAACAACAATAACAACGTTCTCGAGACCCCCCGCGAGTCGTATCGCGATATAATTGCGTCAGTAGCTCGGTAATAACGCGACCCTAGCGCACACGCGGGTTatctatcattttttttttttttaacccttaCGCTTCTCTTCCTCTCGCCATTTCGTCGCCGTTTCTCCGTCGTTTCTGTCCGTTCGATTGATAAGTAGTCGCGCGATATCGTTCGTTCGTCGGCGTGATGGTTCGCCGCGAAACGGCAGGAACGATTTTGCTCGACCTTCGCCTTTTGAACTGGCTTTTGGAGATTTTTCCATTATCCCTATCGTGCATCGATTATTTCCATCCACGTTTTTCTGCCACGCGTCGCGCACGAACCGATCCACACGCTTCCTTCCCTCTTTCCTTTCTTAATCTTTCAGCAAAATTCCATTCTAAGATACATTATCCAGTAATTTTAATCGTCAAATACTACAATCATGAGTatagaaaatgttaatttgcaatcaaattaaaattaccatAAAAGGTTTCGAGATAAGTACGTCTGCTCGATTGACCCAATGCTTGAAGTTCATTG
It encodes:
- the LOC114878678 gene encoding death-associated protein 1, which encodes MSSPEECKLKGGHPPAVKAGGMRIIQHKTPKEDRDVKPLKDADESRPSTSPPKTLMISGYPAKGNADFPPEAVQVFHEKPTPTHDARPYHCSRPIHIQQPRK
- the LOC114878655 gene encoding proteasome subunit beta type-5, with amino-acid sequence MALAEVCGLNSFVDFNNSREKNYFSQDIETYSKNFINNALLAAPPYLDPAEKLGQFAEGSDETGRHLKIKFDHGTTTLGFQYQGGIILAVDSRATGGQFIGSSTMKKIVEINDYLLGTLAGGAADCVYWDRVLAKQCRTYELRNRERISIAAASKLLSNMVYNYKGMGLSMGMMLAGWDKRGPGLYYVDSEGARTPGKVFSVGSGSIYAFGALDSGYSWDLSDEEAYELGRRSIYHATHRDAYSGGIVRVYHMKSTGWVHISDEDCKDLHYMYQEQKAKGAN